A genomic window from Chloroflexia bacterium SDU3-3 includes:
- a CDS encoding STAS domain-containing protein: MARNTRHTSITKRQAILTLFTLLFAATTMFFLITLIFPNDRIALAIVGVTWIIVASLFASYYRGWDTARFLVPPAIVIAFSMTDSAPYTLENLIVPISLIPILTLIFANWIWTVGIVVTLFAIMVVRGGGAPIAEGVLSIPMYAAQLGLVALVWHLSSAHARQAEQSALLADEARQQAEHERQQAEQHRDDLTRQNQEQQRLIQLIDELETPAIAVAEGVLIAPLVGNIDSRRGQQITKHLLDEVYRQQIELVILDITGVRAMDTIVTRHLVQTSQSLQLLGCQVILSGISTELAISITQMGIELNQRIQTARTPKAALEQFFQQKDATDELGGNAIIARLFQQS, from the coding sequence ATGGCTCGTAACACCAGGCACACCAGCATCACCAAACGACAGGCGATCCTCACCCTATTCACCTTGCTGTTCGCCGCCACCACCATGTTCTTCCTGATCACTCTAATCTTCCCCAACGACAGGATCGCGCTGGCGATCGTGGGCGTGACGTGGATTATCGTCGCCAGCCTGTTTGCGAGCTACTACCGCGGCTGGGATACGGCGCGCTTTCTGGTACCACCGGCGATTGTCATTGCCTTCAGCATGACCGATAGCGCTCCCTATACGCTTGAGAATCTGATCGTGCCGATCTCGCTCATCCCCATCCTCACGCTGATCTTCGCCAACTGGATCTGGACCGTCGGCATTGTGGTCACGCTTTTCGCCATCATGGTTGTGCGCGGCGGCGGCGCACCGATCGCCGAGGGGGTACTTAGCATACCGATGTATGCCGCTCAGCTTGGGCTGGTGGCGCTGGTCTGGCACCTCTCTAGCGCACACGCGCGGCAGGCCGAGCAGAGCGCGCTGCTGGCCGACGAGGCCCGCCAGCAGGCCGAGCACGAGCGGCAGCAGGCCGAGCAGCACCGCGACGATCTGACCAGGCAGAATCAAGAGCAGCAGCGCCTGATCCAGCTGATCGACGAGCTGGAGACCCCGGCCATAGCGGTGGCCGAGGGCGTGCTGATCGCCCCGCTGGTGGGCAATATCGACTCGCGGCGCGGCCAGCAGATCACCAAACATCTGCTGGATGAGGTCTACCGCCAGCAGATCGAGCTGGTGATCCTCGACATCACCGGCGTGCGCGCCATGGACACCATCGTCACCCGCCATCTGGTGCAGACCAGCCAGTCGCTGCAGCTGCTGGGCTGCCAGGTGATCCTCAGCGGGATCTCGACCGAGCTGGCCATATCGATCACGCAGATGGGCATTGAACTCAATCAGCGCATCCAGACCGCGCGCACACCCAAGGCTGCGCTGGAGCAATTTTTTCAGCAGAAGGATGCGACCGACGAGCTGGGTGGCAACGCGATCATCGCGCGGCTGTTCCAGCAGAGCTAG
- a CDS encoding DNA polymerase III subunit epsilon, whose translation MDRIYVALDVETTGLDPANDEIIEVAAVKFNGDEVLETYQQLVKPHHSLPLKITRLTGISDADLEDAPRFAQIGPDLVRFLKSYPIVGHSIGFDIRMLQAHGMRLPQTSYDTFDLATLLMPHAPAYRLSALSAALGITHEDAHRALSDSDATRQVFLHMLRRINALSLDELTQITQLTAKIQWPLRDLFEEAQREKAKRFLLEEGASAKPGDDPKPAKEPVPLKPTGNEEPLDLDRVRRFFAPDGPMGRAFAGYEQRAPQVHMAEAVGNAFNTSIPLMVEAGTGTGKSMAYLVPSVMWAAQRGERVVVSTNTINLQDQLFFKDIPDLQRIMAEDDEVQVPFKAALLKGRSNYLCLKRYHDLRRDARATEDDIKALLKVQLWIPTTTSGDKAEILLTERESGAWSKINTTPETCVGPSCAFFRECFFFKARREAEAAHVVVANHALMLADLATEANVLPPYDHLVIDEAHNLEDVATDQLGFAVDQSGLLDFLDSLFAEGGAAISSGLFAELPSRLREGATTQGDMDTASEIARTLGPTVTKARASVYDCFNRLSIFMNEEAESTSYDPRLRLTPKERQHPAWAEIEMAWGNLSLQLQEISNALGKLEALVGNLKDAGIPDYETLALRVQSLRRYVTDVRVNVGAIIVGGEEKLVTWLTYDRMRDTLELRAAPLSVAELLQANLFALKATSVLASATMSVDGQFDFIRDRLGVEEPDALQLESPFDYTKQALVYLPNDMPEPNHPGYQRALEQAIVSICTASNGRALVLFTASSALKQTYRAIQEPLEERGITVLGQGIDGSRRSLIHRFKEFPQSVLLGTTSFWEGVDVVGDALSVLLIAKLPFPVPNDPIFAARSELYTDSFNELSVPMAILRFKQGFGRLIRSKDDRGIVAVLDKRLLSKRYGQLFLDSLPEALVRSGPAAQLPALAARFLNRS comes from the coding sequence ATGGACCGCATATATGTAGCGCTGGATGTCGAGACCACCGGCCTCGACCCGGCCAACGACGAGATTATTGAAGTTGCCGCCGTCAAATTCAACGGCGACGAGGTGCTTGAGACGTATCAGCAACTGGTGAAACCCCACCACTCGCTGCCGCTGAAGATCACCCGCCTCACCGGTATCAGCGATGCCGATCTGGAGGATGCGCCGCGCTTCGCCCAGATCGGGCCAGATCTGGTGCGCTTTCTGAAGAGCTACCCGATCGTTGGCCACTCCATCGGCTTCGACATCCGTATGCTGCAGGCCCACGGCATGCGCCTGCCGCAGACATCCTACGACACGTTCGACCTCGCCACGCTGCTGATGCCGCACGCCCCGGCCTACCGCCTCAGCGCGCTCTCCGCCGCGCTCGGCATCACCCACGAGGACGCCCATCGCGCCCTGTCCGACTCGGACGCCACGCGCCAAGTTTTTCTGCACATGCTCAGGCGGATCAATGCGCTCTCGCTCGACGAGCTGACCCAGATCACGCAGCTCACCGCCAAGATCCAGTGGCCGCTGCGCGACCTGTTCGAGGAGGCCCAGCGCGAGAAGGCCAAGCGCTTTCTGCTCGAAGAGGGGGCCTCGGCTAAGCCGGGCGACGACCCCAAGCCCGCCAAGGAGCCGGTGCCGCTCAAGCCCACCGGCAATGAGGAGCCGCTCGACCTCGACCGCGTGCGCCGCTTCTTCGCGCCCGATGGGCCGATGGGCCGCGCCTTCGCTGGCTACGAGCAGCGCGCCCCCCAGGTGCACATGGCCGAGGCCGTGGGCAACGCCTTCAACACCAGCATCCCGCTGATGGTCGAGGCCGGCACCGGCACCGGCAAGTCTATGGCCTACCTGGTGCCCTCGGTGATGTGGGCGGCCCAGCGCGGCGAGCGCGTGGTGGTGTCTACCAACACGATCAACCTGCAGGATCAGCTATTTTTTAAAGATATCCCCGATCTCCAGCGAATTATGGCCGAGGATGACGAGGTTCAGGTGCCGTTCAAGGCCGCGCTGCTCAAGGGCCGCAGCAACTACCTCTGCCTCAAGCGCTACCACGACCTGCGCCGCGACGCCCGCGCCACCGAAGATGACATAAAAGCGCTGCTGAAGGTGCAGCTGTGGATCCCCACCACCACCAGCGGCGACAAGGCCGAGATCCTGCTGACCGAGCGCGAGTCGGGCGCGTGGTCGAAGATCAACACCACGCCCGAGACCTGCGTCGGCCCCAGCTGCGCCTTCTTCCGCGAGTGCTTCTTCTTCAAGGCCCGCCGCGAGGCCGAGGCCGCCCACGTGGTGGTGGCCAACCACGCCCTGATGCTGGCCGACCTGGCCACCGAGGCCAACGTGCTGCCGCCCTACGACCACCTAGTGATCGACGAGGCCCACAATCTTGAGGATGTGGCCACCGATCAGCTCGGCTTCGCGGTCGATCAGTCCGGGCTGCTCGATTTCCTCGATAGCCTGTTCGCCGAGGGCGGCGCGGCTATCTCCAGCGGCCTGTTCGCCGAGCTGCCCAGCCGCCTGCGCGAGGGCGCGACCACCCAGGGCGACATGGACACCGCCAGCGAGATCGCTCGCACGCTTGGCCCCACCGTCACCAAGGCCCGCGCCAGCGTCTACGACTGCTTCAACCGCCTCTCGATCTTTATGAACGAGGAGGCCGAGAGCACCAGCTACGATCCGCGCCTGCGCCTGACACCCAAGGAGCGCCAGCACCCCGCCTGGGCCGAGATCGAGATGGCCTGGGGCAATCTGTCGCTGCAGCTGCAGGAGATCAGCAACGCTCTGGGCAAGCTGGAGGCGCTGGTGGGCAACCTGAAGGATGCGGGCATCCCCGACTACGAGACCCTGGCGCTGCGGGTGCAGAGCCTGCGCCGCTATGTGACCGACGTGCGCGTGAACGTTGGCGCGATCATCGTGGGCGGCGAGGAGAAGCTGGTGACATGGCTCACCTACGACCGCATGCGCGACACCCTGGAGCTGCGCGCCGCCCCGCTCTCGGTGGCCGAGCTGCTGCAGGCCAACCTGTTTGCCCTCAAGGCCACATCTGTGCTGGCCTCGGCCACCATGTCGGTCGATGGCCAGTTCGACTTCATCCGCGACCGACTGGGCGTCGAGGAGCCGGACGCGCTCCAGCTTGAGTCGCCCTTCGACTACACCAAGCAGGCCCTCGTCTACCTGCCCAACGACATGCCCGAGCCGAACCACCCGGGCTACCAGCGCGCGCTGGAGCAGGCCATCGTCAGTATCTGCACCGCCTCCAACGGGCGCGCCCTGGTGCTTTTCACCGCCTCCAGCGCGCTGAAGCAGACCTACCGCGCCATCCAGGAGCCGCTGGAGGAGCGCGGGATCACAGTGCTGGGCCAGGGTATCGATGGCTCGCGCCGCTCGCTCATCCACCGCTTCAAGGAATTCCCGCAGAGCGTGCTGCTGGGCACCACCTCGTTCTGGGAGGGTGTGGATGTGGTGGGCGATGCGCTTTCGGTGCTGCTGATCGCCAAGCTGCCCTTCCCCGTGCCCAACGACCCGATCTTCGCGGCCCGCTCCGAGCTGTACACCGACTCGTTCAACGAGCTGTCGGTGCCTATGGCCATCCTGCGCTTCAAGCAGGGCTTTGGCCGCCTCATCCGCTCGAAGGATGACCGTGGCATCGTGGCCGTGCTCGACAAGCGCCTGCTCTCCAAGCGCTACGGCCAGCTCTTCCTCGACTCGCTGCCCGAGGCCCTGGTGCGCTCTGGCCCCGCCGCCCAGCTGCCCGCGCTGGCCGCGCGCTTCCTGAACCGCAGCTAG